One stretch of Callospermophilus lateralis isolate mCalLat2 chromosome 11, mCalLat2.hap1, whole genome shotgun sequence DNA includes these proteins:
- the Rnd2 gene encoding rho-related GTP-binding protein RhoN: protein MEGQSGRCKIVVVGDAECGKTALLQVFAKDAYPGSYVPTVFENYTASFEIDKRRIELNMWDTSGSSYYDNVRPLAYPDSDAVLICFDISRPETLDSVLKKWQGETQEFCPNAKVVLVGCKLDMRTDLATLRELSKQRLIPVTHEQGTVLAKQVGAVSYVECSSRSSERSVRDVFHVATVASLGRGHRQLRRTDSRRGLQRSTQLSGRPDRGNEGEIHKDRAKSCNLM, encoded by the exons ATGGAGGGGCAGAGCGGCCGCTGCAAGATCGTGGTGGTGGGGGATGCAGAGTGCGGCAAGACGGCGCTGCTGCAGGTGTTCGCCAAGGACGCCTACCCCGGG AGTTATGTCCCCACTGTGTTTGAGAACTACACCGCGAGCTTTGAGATCGACAAACGCCGCATTGAGCTCAACATGTGGGATACTTCAg GTTCCTCTTACTATGATAATGTGCGGCCTCTGGCCTATCCTGATTCCGATGCTGTGCTCATCTGCTTTGACATTAGCCGGCCAGAAACACTGGACAGTGTCCTTAAGAAG TGGCAGGGTGAGACTCAGGAGTTTTGCCCCAATGCCAAGGTTGTGCTGGTTGGCTGTAAACTGGACATGCGGACTGACCTAGCCACACTGAGGGAGCTGTCCAAGCAGAGACTTATCCCTGTTACACATGAGCAG GGCACTGTGCTGGCCAAGCAGGTGGGGGCCGTGTCCTATGTTGAATGCTCCTCCAGGTCCTCTGAGCGCAGCGTCAGGGATGTCTTTCATGTGGCCACAGTGGCCTCCCTTGGCCGTGGCCATAGGCAGCTGCGCCGTACTGACTCACGCCGGGGACTTCAGCGGTCCACTCAGCTGTCAGGACGGCCAGACCGGGGGAATGAGGGCGAGATACACAAGGATCGTGCCAAGAGCTGCAACCTCATGTGA